A single window of Malus sylvestris chromosome 5, drMalSylv7.2, whole genome shotgun sequence DNA harbors:
- the LOC126621697 gene encoding translation initiation factor IF3-1, mitochondrial-like: protein MAFWSRIGQSKLRQLSYQSKTIPYASLINPTATHSKACVSEIPHLIPHGRPTDFGSKVRFFAAPVQFQTNTKKVEQSTSGPRLNEKITAEFVRLVLDEEHFIVSRREALERARTLDLDLVEVEARADPPVCKIMDFHKEKYKKELREKKKLKIKSDKTLRADSKEVKFSPKTEAKDLKMKADMVKRFMEKGYRVKCTASDAEDKDLGELFSRLTVLIEDVALIECEPTLGKGKEAFIIVRHVKFGPSKKGGAKKTVEKTSPEAQKKGSEDASGITSQVHNPTVPQRASSQSDISDPDKLNVTPTRACTAPLPSRESFYGTQNRHGNNESRNPYSPTRGMDNRGAGMREPHTSYQRTGTPTDLPFSPTRGMDNRGPGMREPHTPYQRTGTPTPPFSPVGEPRQAQTNAPVFRNSNPPPNDIPKQEPSSPSAPRTPGIGFGIFSNPKRDAPARQGVSERIPSDSNSPGSRPDSSQRPGTSTSTDKVGQRGFGIFSRELK, encoded by the exons atggcgTTTTGGAGTAGAATCGGGCAGTCGAAGCTGCGGCAATTGTCCTACCAGTCCAAGACTATCCCTTACGCCTCTTTGATCAACCCGACTGCTACACATTCGAAAGCATGCGTCTCAGAAATCCCACATTTGATCCCTCACGGTAGACCAACGGATTTCGGCAGTAAAGTCAGGTTCTTTGCTGCTCCCGTCCAG TTTCAAACAAATACAAAGAAGGTAGAGCAGAGCACGAGCGGTCCGCGATTGAATGAGAAGATTACTGCTGAGTTCGTTAGGCTTGTGTTGGATGAAG AGCATTTTATTGTCTCAAGGCGTGAAGCTCTGGAACGGGCAAGGACACTCGACCTTGATTTAGTTGag GTTGAAGCCAGGGCTGATCCTCCTGTTTGTAAAATCATGGATTTCCACAAAGAGAAGTACAAAAAGGAATTAAGGGAGAAAAAGAAGCTGAAAATTAAG TCTGACAAGACTTTGCGAGCAGATTCTAAGGAAGTGAAGTTTTCTCCAAAAACT GAAGCCAAGGACCTAAAGATGAAAGCTGATATGGTGAAGAGATTTATGGAGAAAGGTTACCGGGTGAAG TGTACTGCCTCGGATGCTGAGGATAAGGACTTAGGAGAATTGTTTTCTCGTCTCACTGTGTTG ATAGAAGATGTAGCTCTCATCGAATGTGAGCCAAcgctaggaaaaggaaaagaggcATTTATAATTGTCAGGCATGTGAAGTTTGGCCCATCAAAGAAGGGCGGTGCAAAAAAAACTGTTGAAAAAACTAGCCCTGAGGCTCAAAAGAAGGGTAGTGAGGATGCAAGTGGCATTACTTCACAGGTTCATAATCCGACTGTGCCACAAAGAGCCTCCTCTCAGTCAGATATTAGTGATCCAGACAAGTTGAATGTCACACCTACAAGAGCGTGCACAGCTCCACTGCCCTCGCGAGAATCCTTTTATGGGACTCAAAATAGGCACGGAAATAATGAGTCGAGGAATCCTTATTCGCCAACAAGAGGAATGGATAATAGGGGGGCGGGAATGAGAGAACCCCACACTTCATATCAAAGAACAGGAACACCAACTGACTTGCCCTTCTCACCAACAAGAGGAATGGATAATAGGGGACCGGGAATGAGAGAGCCCCATACTCCATATCAAAGAACAGGAACCCCGACGCCACCCTTCTCACCAGTGGGAGAACCCAGGCAAGCTCAGACGAATGCACCTGTATTTAGAAACTCGAATCCTCCTCCTAATGATATCCCCAAGCAAGAACCCTCAAGTCCTAGCGCTCCCCGTACTCCAGGAATTGGTTTCGGGATATTTAGCAATCCGAAACGTGATGCTCCTGCTAGACAAGGTGTATCAGAAAGGATCCCATCAGATTCAAACTCGCCTGGTTCAAGACCTGATAGCAGCCAAAGACCAGGCACCAGCACAAGCACGGATAAGGTTGGACAACGAGGATTCGGGATCTTCAGTAGAGAGCTCAAGTGA